The Candidatus Methylomirabilis sp. genome contains a region encoding:
- a CDS encoding VOC family protein, producing the protein MSAYRTKLGHAHLKIRDLKRSMDFYSRFFDLKVVEQVGEHYAFLSGGAVHHEIALQQVGPGAPAPPPHGVGLYHVAFEVPDRRAFAVAYRSLTEAGVPVATVDHRISWAMYFDDPDGNGLEIYWDTRQEPGGRRLWHGENLPLPPQTILAGLEEP; encoded by the coding sequence ATGTCGGCCTATCGGACGAAGCTCGGCCACGCCCATCTCAAGATCCGCGATCTGAAACGGTCCATGGACTTCTACAGCCGGTTCTTCGACCTCAAGGTCGTGGAGCAGGTGGGTGAGCACTACGCGTTCCTCTCCGGGGGCGCGGTGCACCACGAAATCGCGTTACAGCAGGTGGGGCCGGGGGCACCGGCCCCGCCGCCGCACGGCGTGGGGCTGTACCACGTCGCCTTCGAGGTCCCCGACCGGCGCGCCTTTGCGGTCGCCTACCGGTCGCTCACCGAGGCCGGCGTGCCGGTGGCGACGGTGGACCACCGGATCAGTTGGGCGATGTACTTCGATGACCCCGACGGCAATGGCCTGGAGATCTACTGGGATACCCGCCAGGAGCCCGGCGGCCGGCGCCTCTGGCACGGCGAGAACCTGCCCCTGCCGCCCCAGACGATCCTGGCGGGGCTCGAGGAGCCCTGA
- a CDS encoding pirin family protein, translating into GVIHAGEVQVMSAGTGIVHSEYNHSKDRPVHLLQLWILPRRKGLAPRWEQRQFTPADRAGKLLPVVSPGDVPGTLTIDQDATIYVSALRAGQEVVHKTRAGRRAYLFVISGSLTVNGTPLAAGDQARIADEAELVLRATEPAELILLDLP; encoded by the coding sequence GGGGGTCATCCACGCCGGGGAGGTCCAGGTGATGTCGGCGGGGACCGGCATCGTCCACTCCGAGTACAACCACTCGAAGGACCGCCCCGTCCATCTGCTGCAGCTCTGGATCCTCCCCCGGAGAAAGGGACTCGCCCCCCGATGGGAGCAGCGCCAGTTCACGCCCGCGGACCGGGCCGGGAAGCTGCTGCCGGTCGTCTCGCCGGGCGACGTGCCGGGGACCCTGACCATTGACCAGGACGCGACCATTTATGTCTCCGCCCTGCGGGCGGGGCAGGAGGTGGTCCACAAGACCCGGGCCGGCCGGAGGGCCTACCTGTTCGTGATCAGCGGGAGCCTGACCGTCAACGGCACCCCGCTCGCGGCCGGCGACCAGGCGCGCATCGCCGACGAGGCGGAGCTTGTCCTCCGGGCCACGGAGCCGGCGGAGCTGATCCTGCTCGATCTTCCATAA